In Dryocola sp. LX212, the genomic stretch GTCACAGGCGACACGAAAGTGGTACAGCGCGGCGCGGCGGATAAAATTTTTATCAATACTGCTGGCATCGGGGCTATTCCTGCTGGTCTGAGCTGGGGCGCTCAGCAGATTAGCGCCGGGGACGTGCTGATCGTCAGCGGAACGCTGGGCGACCACGGAGCAACTATCCTTAATCTGCGCGAATCGTTAGGGCTGGAAGGCGATCTCGAAAGCGACTGCGCGGTGTTGACTCCGCTGATTGCGCCGCTGGTGAACATCCCGGGTATTAAAGCTTTACGCGACGCGACGCGCGGCGGTGTGAACGCCGTTGTGCACGAATTTGCCGCGTCCAGCGGCTGTGGGATGGAGATTACCGAGAGTCAGCTGCCGATGAACCCAGCGGTGCGCGGCGTTTGCGAACTGTTGGGCCTGGATGCGTTGAATTTTGCTAATGAAGGCAAGCTTGTTATCGCGGTTGCGAGGCACGCCGCAGAAAGCGTTCTGGCCGCTTTACAGGCGAATCCGCTGGGGCAAAATGCAGCGGTGATTGGTGAAGCGGTTGAACGTAAAGGCATTCGCGTTGCGGGCTTGTACGGCGTGAAGCGCACGCTCGACCTGCCGCATTCCGAGCCGCTTCCACGTATTTGTTGACGCAAACCAGTATCTTTAAACGATATTTATAATACAAATACCGCAGTGAACGCGGCAGTTGTAGGATGGATAAGCGTAGGCGTCATCCACAAGGCCGTTAATTTTGGTGGATGACGCAGGCTTCTCCGCCCTACGAACGTCTTTCAGCCATCATTTTCTGGATAAACAAAGATGCCATATACACCGATGAGCGATCTCGGTCAGCAAGGGTTATTCGACATCACGCGCTCCCTGCTGCAACAGCCCGATCTCCCGGCACTTGCTTACTGTCTGACGCAGCTGGTCAAACAAGGGGCGCTTGCCGACAGGGCGAACGTGCTGCTTTACCACCCGATTCATCAGCGCGTGGGGTTTTATGGCATGGACAAGCACGGCCAGGGGCTGCACTACGAAGATGAAATGGTGCTGGCGAACGGCCCGGTGCGGCGGGTGCTGTCGCGCCCGGAAGCGCTGATCTGCAATCAGGAAGAGTTTAGCGAGACCTGGCCGCAGGTGATGGCGCTTGATCTGTACGCACCGTTTGGCCGCTACTGTCTGTTGCCGTTGGCGGCGGAAGGCAGAATCTTTGGCGGCTGCGAGTTTACCCGCAACGGCGACGTCAGTTGGACGGACAAAGAACTGGAGCGCCTGCATACCCTGGCGCAAATCGTCGGCCTGGTGGCGGAGCAAATCCAGACTCGCCTGAACTCCAATCAGGATTACAACCTGCTGTGTCGGGAGCGCGACGACTTCCGCATTCTGGTGGCGGTGACCAACGCTGTGCTTTCCAAGTTAGATCTCGACGAACTGATCGGCGAAATTGCCAGGGAGATCCACTATCACTTCTCGATCGATTCGATCAGCATCGTGCTGCGCGGCAATCGCAAAGACCGCCTAACGATTCACTCCACGCATTACGTGGACGAGCAGTCACCGATCCACGACCAGAGCGACGTCGCGGAAACCGGTACGCTCACCGAAAGGGTGTTTAAAAGCGGCGAAATGCTGCTGCTTAACTTGCATCAGGGCGACCAGCTGGCCCCCTTTGAACGCATGCTGTTCGAGATGTGGGGCAACCAGATCCAGACGCTGTGCCTGCTGCCGCTGAAGTTCGGCAATAACATGCTGGGCGTGCTCAAGCTGGCACAGTGCGAGGCTGGGGTGTTCACCCCAGCGAACCTTAAGCTGCTGTGCCAGATTGCGGAGCGTATAGCCATCGCGGTGGATAACGCGCTGGCCTACCAGGAGATTAACCGTTTAAAAGAGAACCTGGTAGACGAGAACCTGTATCTCACCGAGCAGATCAACAATGTCGCCAGCGACTTCGGCGAGATAATCGGTCGCAGCGAAGTGATGTCGAACGTGCTCAAGCAGGTGGAGATGGTCGCAAGAAGCGACAGTACGGTGCTGATCCTCGGGGAAACCGGCACGGGTAAAGAGCTGATAGCCCGAGCCATTCATAACCTGAGCGACCGTAACAGCCGCCGAATGGTGAAAATTAACTGCGCGGCGATGCCCGCCGGGCTGCTGGAAAGCGATCTCTTCGGCCACGAACGCGGCGCGTTTACCGGGGCCAACACCCAGCGTATAGGGCGCTTTGAGCTGGCGGACAAAAGCTCGCTGTTCCTCGACGAAGTGGGCGATATGCCGCTGGAGCTGCAGCCTAAGCTGCTGCGCGTTTTGCAGGAGCAGGAGTTTGAGCGGTTGGGCAGCAACAAAATCCAGCAGGTGGACGTCAGGCTGATTGCCGCCACCAACCGCAATCTTAAAGAGATGGTGGCGGACCGCGAGTTTCGCAGCGACCTCTATTATCGCCTGAACGTTTTCCCGATTACCTTGCCACCGCTGCGGGAGCGCCCGGAAGATATCCCGCTACTGGTGAAGTCGTTCACCTTTAAAATTGCCCACCGCATGAACCGCAGTATCGACAGCATCTCTGCCGAAACGCTGCGCGCGCTCTCCCGTATGGACTGGCCGGGCAACGTGCGCGAGCTGGAAAACGTCATTGAACGCGCCGTGCTGCTGACGCAGGGCAACGTGCTGCACCTGACCTTGCCGGAAATGGATTACCGTCCGCCGGGAGAGAAAACCGTGCCGCTGGCGGCGAGCGCTGAAGTGCGCGAAGGTGAAGATGAGGCGCAGCGCATTCTGCGCGTGCTGAAAGAAACCAACGGCGTTGTCGCTGGTCCGCGCGGTGCGGCGCAGCGTTTAGGTCTGAAACGCACCACGCTTCTTTCCCGTATGAAGCGTCTGGGGATTGATAAAGAGGGCATTTAGCCGGACACTGGCGGGAGATACTCTAACTTTTATTCCAGGACACGTGCTGACATGGCCATTATCCCTAAAAACTATACGCGCCTCGAAAGCGGCTACCGCGAAAAGGCGCTAAAGCTCTTCCCGTGGGTCTGCGGGCGCTGCTCCCGCGAGTTTGTTTACTCTAACCTGCGCGAGCTGACCGTCCATCATATGGACCACGACCACACCAACAACCCGGAAGACGGCAGCAACTGGGAGTTGCTGTGCCTGTACTGCCACGATCACGAACACTCGAAATACACTGAAGCCGACCAGTACGGTTCAAGAGTCGTGGCGGGGGAAGATGCCCAGAAGGACGTTGGCGAAGCGACCTATAATCCTTTTGCCGATTTAAAGGCGATGCTGAATAAGAAGTAAGCTGAGCTGGTTTCCCAGGGGAATGCCGGTTCCCCAATCTCTGTGCGATAGAATTATTATTTATGGCGCAGAGTTACCTGCTTGATGCGGAAGGTGCCTAAGGGCTATCAATACATCAAACGTCGCTGACGTTGCCTAAGCCGGTCTGCTACGTCAAGTGGCTGGTCAGCGCTGGGCCGCAGAAACTAATCTTTATTCCGCTATTTAGCAGGGCGAACAGTGGGGAAAGGGAGAGGCGGATTAGGGTGAGCGGCGAGTAAGTTAAAAATGGCTCTCTGCGCGCAGAGAGCCATTATTATCAGTGATCGAGATACAGATAATGCGTCCAGCTTGTCATGCGTAGCAGGATTTTGCGCAGAATAGATAGCCCTTCGAAGTGCTCGCTGTATACCGCAGCCTGAGCCATGCTCCCGGAAGGTAGCTTTTCGATATCCATATTCGGGTCGAGAACAATGTCTGCATAGACACCATCCAGTGTTGCATTCTGGTTTATGCCCTGCAGATTTCCCTGAGCCTGATAGCTACTGTTGGCCACTACCGGCAGAATTTGTTTCACAGTACCGCTAAAGACCTGGCCCGGTAGACCGTCGAACACAACCTCTGCTTTTTCACCCGCCCTCAGGCGCAAGGCAGAGTTTTGCCTGAATGCAGCATAGATATCGCCACTTTGCTTAGGAACGAAGACCATCGCAGGGCGCAGCGGCAGGGTACGTAAAAACATGCCTGGTTTCAAAAGAACCTGCGTTACGTAACCGTCTTCAGGTGCGCGAACAACTGTTTTGTCCAGATTGTACATCGCCTCTTTCAAGCTAGATTTTAATCTGTAAACGCTGGCGTTTTCGCCATTCACCATCGCATCAAGCTGTGCAGCCGTTTGATCACGTTTTGCTTGTGCAGAGCGCCATTGTGCCTCAGCTGAAAGATAGTGTTGCTGCGCAGTGACCACTTCCTGGTCAGTAAATGGGCTCATCAATTTGTTACGGCTACCGTCACGATAGCGATTAGCATCTTTTAACGCCAGATCGCGATTCGCTTTATACTGCTGGATGTCGGCATTCTGGGAGGTAAGCTGAGCCTCGAGTTTTTTAACGTTCTGCTCCGCGCTCTCAATTTCGGCCTTAATAACGTTGACCCTTGACTGGTAAACAGTGGGATCGATTTTAAAGAGAAAATCGCCTTTTTTCAGAAGCTTATTGCTATTTTGTGTGACTTTTATTACTCGCCCCTGCACTTCGGGAATGATAGGAACCGTCACCGTAATCATTTGCGCTCGTTCGGTATAAGGATGGTTGTAATTCATGGTCAATATTAATGCGCTGAGCAACAGAATGCCGCCGAGAATTGCCGTAGGTATTGACCATTTATTCAGAGGGATGCTGAATACTTTGAATATCACAATGCAGATTGTTGCGTAGAGCAATAAAATTAATGTTTCCACGATTATATATATCTTTTATTGGGAGATGGAGAGGCGTTCTTTTCTTCTTTTGATGCCAGTTGTCTTTCCAGTAAAGCGAGTCGGGTGTGCAGTTGTGCAAGCTCATCGCTCTCTTTTTTATTGAATCCCCAGCCGCGATCTTCTCTATATAACATCGCCCATATCCATATGAACGGCCATAACACATGCAGTGTTAGCAGACTAACCCAACCCGCGGCGTGAATAGCGTCCTGATGCGGATGATTGCGTTTTACAGCAATTTCGTAGGGAATATCATGAATCACAATAATACCGTAGAAAATTACCAGTCCGCCAAAGCACAGCAGACCCAGCGCAAGGTAGTTTAAAATCATAAAGAAAGATCCCTGTAATCCGTGAGAATGTACAATAATTATTCAAAAGTCGTTGCGCTACCTCTAAGTAGTGTATAAATAAACTTTCCACAGGTGGGATGCTTTGTAATAATACGCAAACGACCACCTTTTGCTCTTTTCGTCTATAATTACCAGAAAATGTAACTAAAATTTTGAGGAATGCCCGTGACTGTTTCTGTACCTGTTCGACCAGATGATTCGATTGCTCGCTTGATCAACGTCCTGCTGCCGATTAGCACCGAGCTTAACGTCCCTCCCCGTAAGCGTCTGCACTGGGATTACAAAGGACAGCCGCAGTTTTATCTGTTTCTGGAGGGTGAAATATCCGTGCTGCGACTGGAGGATGGCCTGGTCATTGGCACCGCCTACGATCCCCATATTTTCGGCATTGGTGAAGGCTTGCAGCCGCTTCAATGGCAGCACCTGCGCGTAGAAACTGAATCCAAAATATTTCGAGTGGATGCGCAGGAGGCGATGCAAATAATCACTGAGAAAAACCTGTGGCAGGATGTTGCCATTATGATGGCCTACTTCACCACGTATCTGCTTTATCGTGATGCGTTGGTTGTGCAACAGCGAACCTATTCTGTTATACGTAACCACCTCATGGAAATGATTAAGCTTCCTGAAGAAACAAGAATGCGCACCTCTATTCTCGAATACATTCAGGACAGAACTCACCTGTCGCGCAGCAGCGTATTAAATATGGTGTTCTCTCTCAAGGAAGCTAAATATATCGAAACAAAAAGAGGTGGATATTTAATTCATGTACATGAACTTCCGGAAACATTCTAATCCCTTGCAGCCAGGGTGAATGTCAATGGCAGACTGTTTAAAAATAAATTGATTAATGTTTCTTTTCCTGAAGTATTCACAATATTATTTATCGACAATACTTTGGTGGATAAGTTCTGAAGCACCGCTTCAAAATGTGAAAAATTCAGGGAATAACATGAAAAAGACTCTTGTAGCATTACTTGTGGTAAACGCATTCGCAGCTTCTAACGCTTTTGCAGCAGCGGACGCTAACACCTGGTATGGCGGCGCGAAAGTAGGCTGGTCCCATTACTTCGACGTAAGCGGTGAAAACTTTAACGATCAGTCTGGCAGAGCAACCGACTTTGATTTCGATAAAGACAATGTCAGCGGCGGCGTGTTCGGTGGCTATCAGATCACCGATTGGTTAGCGGTTGAAGGTGGTTACGACTACTTAGGCAACATGGACATTCATGGCAATAACGGTGTGCCTGGCTCCAAGCTTGAAACCCAGGGCCTGCAGCTTTCCCTGAAAGGCAGCTATGCGCTGACCGACGCATGGGATCTGTACCTGCGTGGCGGTGCAATGGGCTACCGCGCTGAAACTAACACCGCTGGTCGCAGTAAAATGGAAACTGGCGTGCGCCCACTGGCCGCCGTAGGTACCGAATATGCATTCAACAAAGACTGGGCTGGTCGTCTGGAATACCAATGGGTTGCTAACGTAGGTAACTCCAACCAGATCGGCGCAAGCGCAGACGTTAGTTCCGTATCCGCAGGCCTCGTCTACCGTTTCGGCCAGCACGATGATATCGTACCGGTTGTAGCTGCAGCAGCTGTGGTGCCAGAAGTGAAGACATTCAACATGAAGTCTGACGTGCTGTTCGGCTATAACTCAGCCACGCTGTCTCCGGAAGGCCAGGCTGCTATTACCCAGCTGTACAACAGCCCGGATATGCAAGCTGCTAAAAACAACAGCACCACTGTTATTGGCTACACTGACCGTATCGGTTCAGAAACTTACAACCAGCAGCTGTCTACAGAACGTGCTCAGGCCGTAGCTGACGCGCTGATTGCAGCAGGTATGCCAGCTCAAAACGTTTCTGTAGAAGGCCGTGGTGAAAGTGAACCCGTTACTGGCAACAACTGTGACGACAACATGCCACACTCCCAGCTCGTCACCTGCCTGGCACCAGATCGCCGCGTAGTGGTAGAGATCTCCGGCCAGCAGTAAAAGCAAATACTGCCTCATTTGCTTTCGCCAGGGTTCGTTGATGTAGCATTAAAAAAATAGCGTTATTATTGTCCGTTGCCCGATGTGCCTACATCGGGCTTTTTTGTTTTTGTGGTTCAGGCATGGCAGAGCAAGGGCTGTAGGGTAGATAAGCGCTAACGGTATCCACTCTTTTCCTGTCAAAACAGCCCAAGCGGCTTATCGGAGTAGCTCACCAGCAGGCACTTCGTTTGCTGATAGTGCTCCAGCATCATTTTGTGGGTTTCACGGCCGATGCCTGATTGCTTATAACCGCCGAACGCAGCGTGGGCCGGGTAGGCATGATAACAATTTGTCCAGACTCGCCCTGCCTGTATGCCGCGTCCCATCTTATAGGCCACGTTGCCGTTGCGGCTCCAGACGCCCGCACCCAGGCCATATTCCGTATCGTTCGCCAGCTCCAGCGCTTCCTCCATCGTTTTGAACGTGGTGACGGCGAGCACTGGCCCAAAGATCTCCTCCTGGAAGACCCGCATGTTGTTTTTCCCAAACAGGATGGTCGGCTCCAGGTAATAGCCTGCTTTCAGGTCGCCCTCCAGCGCTTTGCGACGCCCACCCGTCAGAACATCCGCCCCCTCTTTCTTACCGATATCGATATAGTTGAGGATGGTTTCCATCTGGCCCTGGGAAACCTGTGCGCCCATCTGCGTGCGGGCATCCAGCGGGTTGCCGCTACGGATGGACTCCACGCGTCGAATTGCGCGCTCCATAAAACGTTCGTAGATGGATTCCTGCACCAGCGCACGGCTCGGGCAGGTGCAGACTTCACCCTGGTTGAAGGCAAACAGCGCGAAGCCCTCCAGCGCCTTGTCGAAGAAAGCATCTTCCTCGTTCATGACATCTTCGAAGAAGATGTTCGGAGATTTTCCGCCCAGCTCCAGCGTCACTGGAATAATATTCTGGGTCGCGTACTGCATGATTTGCTGGCCGACTTCGGTGGAACCGGTAAAGGCCACTTTAGCGATGCGTTTAGACGTTGCCAGATATTCACCGATTTCCCCCCCCGCACCGTTCACCACGTTGATGACGCCCGGCGGCAGCAGATCGCCCACCAGCTCCATCAGCAGCAGCACGGAAAGCGGGGTAAGACGTGCCGGTTTGAGCACGACGCAGTTACCTGCTGCCAGCGCTGGGGCCATTTTCCAGCTCGCCATCAGCAGCGGGAAGTTCCACGGGATGATCTGCGCGACGACGCCCAGCGGCTCATGGAAGTGATACGCCACGGTATCGCAGTCAACTTCGCTGATCCCGCCCTCTTGTGCGCGAATACAGGAGGCAAAATAGCGGAAATGGTCCACGGCGAGCGGCACGTCGGCGGCTGTCGTTTCGCGAATTGGCTTGCCGTTATCCCAGGTTTCGGCGGCGGCGAGCAGATCGATGTTCTGTTCCATGCGGTCGGCGATTTTCAGCAGGATATTGGCGCGTTCCTGAACCGACATAGCGCCCCAGCCCGCTTTCGCTTCGTGGGCAGCGTCCAGCGCGAGGTCGATATCGCCTTTACCGGAGCTGGCGATTTCGCACAGCGGCTGGCCGGTGACCGGGGTGAGATTTTCATAATATTCGCCCCCCACCGGAGCGACCCACTGGCCGCCGATAAAGTTGTCGTAACGCGGTTTTAACTTAAGCGGAAAGCCATACTCGCCGGGGATGACTCGGGTATCGGGAGGATTGTTGGTCATGGTTGTCTCCTGTGGTGGTTACTCCTTCAAGGGTAGACGGCGGCGGTGCTTTCTTCGCCACTGTTTGAAGGCTTTACGACACGGCTCACGGATAAAAATTTCCGTGATTCGGAGGATTCGACCAGCAACCTGAATGATTTGATACATACTTTAAGATTACCTTTTTACCGTTTCGCAAAAGGATTGTTCATGCGCCTGTTTATCAGTTTCGACGTAGGCGGTACCCATGTAAAACATGGCTTATTTACCGAAGAGGGGGAGGCGCTGATCACCGAGTCATACGATACCCACAACGAACTCCAGCCGTTTCTGGAGGCCTGGCAGAGCGTGGTGGCGGGATATCGGCAACATAATGAAATTGCCGGTATCGCCATCAGTTTTCCCGGCTACATCAACCCCCATACCGGCAGCGTCCCCAAGGCCGGAGCGTTAACCTTCCTCGACGGCTGCAACCTGCTGGAGATTTTCGGCGAGCTGACCGATTTGCCGCTGACGATTGAGAATGACGCCAACTGCGCAGCGCTGGGCGAGATGTGGCTCGGATCGGGGAATGAATATGACTCAATGGTGTGCATTACCATCGGTACCGGCATTGGCGGCGGGATTATCGTCAACCGCGAGCTGATGCGCGGCTCTCACTACCGGGCCGGAGAGTTTGGCGTGCTGCCGGTGGGGCAGTACGGTGAGGATATGCACCAGCTGGCCTCGGCCAAAGGGCTGATGGATGCCTGCCGCAGGGAGATGAATATCCCGGCGGACGAGAAAATCCACGGTCAGGATATTTTTGCCCGCGCCGAGACGGATTTGCACATTCAGGGCGTGATTGATAACTGGGTGAAGTATCTGGCGCGCGGGATTTACAGCGTGGTGTCGCTCTTCGATCCGCAGGCGATTTTACTGGGCGGCGGTGTGAGCACGCAGCAGATGCTCTATCCGATGCTGGAGCGTCACCTGGAAGGCTTTAAGTTCTGGGATGTCCTGAAAGTACCGATTCGCCCGTGCAAGCTTGGCAACAAGGCTGGGATGCTGGGCGCGGTGTGGCTGGCGCGGCAAAAGTGACGAGCTTTTGTCGGATGGCGCTGCGCTTATCCGACCTACGTTTCTACTCTACTTTTCTACGTAACGTGTAGGGTGGATAAGCGTTAGCGCCATCCACCGGTTCATTACTCAAATAATGCACGATCCCGCAGCAAATGGTCGTTCCCGCGGCGGCGCGTAAAGCCAATCCGGTCGAAATACTCGAGGATTTGCACCGCCAGTTTGCGGCCGATGCCTAACTGGTCGCGGAAATCGGCGGCGCTGGTTGTGCCCTGGGTTTGATCCATTTCGCGGATCAGCCTGGAAAATGCCTGGATCCGATCGTTGCGGTAGTACCGATCTTTTAAGATCGCCGTCACCAGGCCCAACTGCGCCGCAAAGCGCATGAGCTGGCGGATCGTCTGCTCATCCTGCTTTGTCTGCGCGGCCAGGTCGCGAACCCACCACGGCTCATCGCCAAACAGGGCGTCGATTTGCTCCCACAGCGCCTGCTGCTCCGCTGAAAAGCCCGGATTGTGGTCCGGCAGATGCAGCCAGCCCTGACGGCTGACAATAGCTCCTTCACGACGCATTTTCTCAATAATCGCCAGCACCAGCACCAGCGGCTCGTCTTCGCCGGGTAAGGCCATGCGGCGCAGGCGTTCGCGGCCCGGGCCCGGCTGGTCGTCGTGCTGTTGATGGTAGTGCGCAAGCGTAGCGAGCAGCTTTTGCTGCCAGCGGGCGGCGACCTCGTTGCTGAGCAGGCTGTCTGCGGCCTGAATGTGGTTTTTGCCGTCCAGCAGCGCCTTAATGCCGCTGGCGGTGAGCTGGCGCGCCCAGGCGAAGGTGCTCACAGAGACGGCTCCGCGCTGCAATGCTATTTCCAGCGCCTGCTGGTCATCTTCCGCTTGCTCAAGCTGGTGCAGCCACTCAAGATACGCGGGCTGGCGCTTACCCCGGCGTGGCGCATGCAGCAGAAGAGTGCGCGCCCCGGCAAGCGTGGTGCGGGCGCTAATATCTCGCAGGACAAGCCGGTCGTTGTCCGCCAGCCACAGCGGCACGTCCAGCACGATTTCCGCTAGATCCCCTTCCAGCAGCGACACGCGGCCGGTAACGTGGCTTGCGGCGTGGTGGATATGCAGCGGCTGCCACTGGGTGAGCGGGGCAAGGGTTTGCAGCTGGACGATGACTCGCTCAGCAGGCTGCAACGGCTTTTCCGCCAGCAGCCAGTCGCCACGGCTGATAGCTGCTTTTTCCGCATCGCCCGCAATGTTCAGTGCGATGCGCTGCCCGGCGAAGGCGTGTTCTGTTGCCTGGTTCTGCGCATGCAGGCCACGGACGCGCATGGGTTTCTCCGCGCCGGTCAGCCACAGCGAATCACCAATTTTAACTTCGCCGCTCAGCGCCGTTCCCGTCACGACCAGGCCTGCGCCCTTCACCGTAAAGGCACGGTCAATCGCCAGCCGGAAGCGATGGGCTGTCGGGTGCGGGCGTTCGGCAAGCTGCTGAATATGCTCGCGCAGCGCTTCTATGCCCTGGCCGCTGGCTGCCGCCGTCACAAATACGGCTACCTCGCCCAGCAGGGTTTTGATCTCTTCCCGCACCTCTTCAACGCGCGATTCGCTCACGCGGTCGGCTTTGGTCAACGCAACCGTCATTGTCGGCCTGCCGGTCAGCTGAAGAATGGCCAGATGCTCGCGAGTTTGCGCCATCACCCCGTCGTCGCAGGCGACAACCAGCAGCGCGTGGTCGATGCCGCCGATGCCCGCCAGCATATTAGCGAGGAATTTTTCGTGTCCCGGCACGTCGATAAAGCCGATTATCCGGCCGTCCGGCTGCGGCCAGTAGGCATAGCCGAGGTCGATGGTCATGCCGCGCTTTTTCTCTTCCGGCAGGCGGTCGGCGTTAATGCCGGTCAGGGCCTGTAACAGGGTGGTTTTGCCGTGGTCGACGTGTCCGGCGGTGGCGATAATCATTGGGTCAGCATCTCCATAAGGCTGGCTTCGTCTTCCAGGCAGCGTAAATCCAGCCACAGGCGACCATCGCTGATGCGGCCAATCACCGGCTTAGGCCGGGTGCGCAGATGCTGCGTCAGTCCGCCAAGCGTGGTGCCGCGCCCGTCTTTCGGCGTGAAGGTTATTGCCGCGCTGGGCAGCCTGTCGACGGGGAGCGAGCCGCTGCCAATCTGGGATAAACACGGCTCGACGCGCACGACGAACCGATCGCTAAAGCGTGTCTGCAGCGCCGGGGCCAGACGCCCGCCCTGTTCGCTAATGTCTGCGGCGCTGCGGGTCAGCAGGCGCAAGGTTGGCAGCCTCTCGACCAGCGTTTCCGGGTGCTGGTATAGACGCAGAGTGGCTTCGAGCGCCGCCAGCGTCATTTTATCCGCGCGCAGGGCGCGTTTGAGCGGATGCTGCTGAATGCGGGCTATCATCTCTTTTTTGCCGACGATAATCCCCGCCTGCGGGCCGCCGAGCAGCTTATCTCCGGAGAAGCTCACCAGACTGACGCCCGCCTCGATGAGCTGTTTTGGCATCGGCTCCGGCGGCAGCCCCCACTGGCTGAGATCCACCAGCGAGCCGCTGCCCAGATCCGTCACCACCGGAATATCCAGCTCGTGCCCAAGCTCCGCCAGCTCGGCCTCGCTCACCGCTTTGGTGAAGCCTTCAATTTGGTAATTGCTGGTATG encodes the following:
- the ompA gene encoding porin OmpA, coding for MKKTLVALLVVNAFAASNAFAAADANTWYGGAKVGWSHYFDVSGENFNDQSGRATDFDFDKDNVSGGVFGGYQITDWLAVEGGYDYLGNMDIHGNNGVPGSKLETQGLQLSLKGSYALTDAWDLYLRGGAMGYRAETNTAGRSKMETGVRPLAAVGTEYAFNKDWAGRLEYQWVANVGNSNQIGASADVSSVSAGLVYRFGQHDDIVPVVAAAAVVPEVKTFNMKSDVLFGYNSATLSPEGQAAITQLYNSPDMQAAKNNSTTVIGYTDRIGSETYNQQLSTERAQAVADALIAAGMPAQNVSVEGRGESEPVTGNNCDDNMPHSQLVTCLAPDRRVVVEISGQQ
- a CDS encoding aldehyde dehydrogenase family protein, yielding MTNNPPDTRVIPGEYGFPLKLKPRYDNFIGGQWVAPVGGEYYENLTPVTGQPLCEIASSGKGDIDLALDAAHEAKAGWGAMSVQERANILLKIADRMEQNIDLLAAAETWDNGKPIRETTAADVPLAVDHFRYFASCIRAQEGGISEVDCDTVAYHFHEPLGVVAQIIPWNFPLLMASWKMAPALAAGNCVVLKPARLTPLSVLLLMELVGDLLPPGVINVVNGAGGEIGEYLATSKRIAKVAFTGSTEVGQQIMQYATQNIIPVTLELGGKSPNIFFEDVMNEEDAFFDKALEGFALFAFNQGEVCTCPSRALVQESIYERFMERAIRRVESIRSGNPLDARTQMGAQVSQGQMETILNYIDIGKKEGADVLTGGRRKALEGDLKAGYYLEPTILFGKNNMRVFQEEIFGPVLAVTTFKTMEEALELANDTEYGLGAGVWSRNGNVAYKMGRGIQAGRVWTNCYHAYPAHAAFGGYKQSGIGRETHKMMLEHYQQTKCLLVSYSDKPLGLF
- the flhA gene encoding formate hydrogenlyase transcriptional activator FlhA yields the protein MPYTPMSDLGQQGLFDITRSLLQQPDLPALAYCLTQLVKQGALADRANVLLYHPIHQRVGFYGMDKHGQGLHYEDEMVLANGPVRRVLSRPEALICNQEEFSETWPQVMALDLYAPFGRYCLLPLAAEGRIFGGCEFTRNGDVSWTDKELERLHTLAQIVGLVAEQIQTRLNSNQDYNLLCRERDDFRILVAVTNAVLSKLDLDELIGEIAREIHYHFSIDSISIVLRGNRKDRLTIHSTHYVDEQSPIHDQSDVAETGTLTERVFKSGEMLLLNLHQGDQLAPFERMLFEMWGNQIQTLCLLPLKFGNNMLGVLKLAQCEAGVFTPANLKLLCQIAERIAIAVDNALAYQEINRLKENLVDENLYLTEQINNVASDFGEIIGRSEVMSNVLKQVEMVARSDSTVLILGETGTGKELIARAIHNLSDRNSRRMVKINCAAMPAGLLESDLFGHERGAFTGANTQRIGRFELADKSSLFLDEVGDMPLELQPKLLRVLQEQEFERLGSNKIQQVDVRLIAATNRNLKEMVADREFRSDLYYRLNVFPITLPPLRERPEDIPLLVKSFTFKIAHRMNRSIDSISAETLRALSRMDWPGNVRELENVIERAVLLTQGNVLHLTLPEMDYRPPGEKTVPLAASAEVREGEDEAQRILRVLKETNGVVAGPRGAAQRLGLKRTTLLSRMKRLGIDKEGI
- a CDS encoding ROK family protein; translation: MRLFISFDVGGTHVKHGLFTEEGEALITESYDTHNELQPFLEAWQSVVAGYRQHNEIAGIAISFPGYINPHTGSVPKAGALTFLDGCNLLEIFGELTDLPLTIENDANCAALGEMWLGSGNEYDSMVCITIGTGIGGGIIVNRELMRGSHYRAGEFGVLPVGQYGEDMHQLASAKGLMDACRREMNIPADEKIHGQDIFARAETDLHIQGVIDNWVKYLARGIYSVVSLFDPQAILLGGGVSTQQMLYPMLERHLEGFKFWDVLKVPIRPCKLGNKAGMLGAVWLARQK
- a CDS encoding HlyD family secretion protein, yielding METLILLLYATICIVIFKVFSIPLNKWSIPTAILGGILLLSALILTMNYNHPYTERAQMITVTVPIIPEVQGRVIKVTQNSNKLLKKGDFLFKIDPTVYQSRVNVIKAEIESAEQNVKKLEAQLTSQNADIQQYKANRDLALKDANRYRDGSRNKLMSPFTDQEVVTAQQHYLSAEAQWRSAQAKRDQTAAQLDAMVNGENASVYRLKSSLKEAMYNLDKTVVRAPEDGYVTQVLLKPGMFLRTLPLRPAMVFVPKQSGDIYAAFRQNSALRLRAGEKAEVVFDGLPGQVFSGTVKQILPVVANSSYQAQGNLQGINQNATLDGVYADIVLDPNMDIEKLPSGSMAQAAVYSEHFEGLSILRKILLRMTSWTHYLYLDH
- a CDS encoding helix-turn-helix domain-containing protein; protein product: MTVSVPVRPDDSIARLINVLLPISTELNVPPRKRLHWDYKGQPQFYLFLEGEISVLRLEDGLVIGTAYDPHIFGIGEGLQPLQWQHLRVETESKIFRVDAQEAMQIITEKNLWQDVAIMMAYFTTYLLYRDALVVQQRTYSVIRNHLMEMIKLPEETRMRTSILEYIQDRTHLSRSSVLNMVFSLKEAKYIETKRGGYLIHVHELPETF
- the yajD gene encoding HNH nuclease YajD, with translation MAIIPKNYTRLESGYREKALKLFPWVCGRCSREFVYSNLRELTVHHMDHDHTNNPEDGSNWELLCLYCHDHEHSKYTEADQYGSRVVAGEDAQKDVGEATYNPFADLKAMLNKK
- the hypE gene encoding hydrogenase expression/formation protein HypE; this encodes MKTIELTHGSGGLAMQKLIADLFIRAFDNPWLAEQEDQARLPLSELTDSGDRLAFSTDSYVIDPLFFPGGDIGKIAICGTANDVAVSGATPRWLSCGFILEEGLPVETLKRVVGSMAITAKAAGVAVVTGDTKVVQRGAADKIFINTAGIGAIPAGLSWGAQQISAGDVLIVSGTLGDHGATILNLRESLGLEGDLESDCAVLTPLIAPLVNIPGIKALRDATRGGVNAVVHEFAASSGCGMEITESQLPMNPAVRGVCELLGLDALNFANEGKLVIAVARHAAESVLAALQANPLGQNAAVIGEAVERKGIRVAGLYGVKRTLDLPHSEPLPRIC
- a CDS encoding DUF3302 domain-containing protein, giving the protein MILNYLALGLLCFGGLVIFYGIIVIHDIPYEIAVKRNHPHQDAIHAAGWVSLLTLHVLWPFIWIWAMLYREDRGWGFNKKESDELAQLHTRLALLERQLASKEEKNASPSPNKRYI